ACGATATGCTATTAGTTTAAGTATTAACTATAAATATCATTAGGAAGTAAACATATGGCATGTAAGTCTAATAAGCACAAGATCGTTCAAGAGTTTAGTAACTAACTTAACAAAATTTTCTCACTGCACACTTCTGTTGAATAACCATTTCTCTGTCCTTAGCTGCCAAGTAGATCATGTCACAAGAGTAAGTGGAAGTAAGCCAAGACTATTAGCGATTCTGTCTGCTGGTCAACACAGTGGTGGTTTTAAGTGAGGAATTACACATTTTAAGCAAATACTTATAGTGCTTCTGCCACCTGTTTAATACAGTGATGTGCAATAGGATAATGCCTAGGAATTTCATCAGCATGAGTTTTTGTATGATTATGGGTAGGTCTGCTTCATTGTTCTTCCCACTGTGTGTAGTATGTAAGTGTTTGGGCCCTCCTTGAGTATATCTTCATCTGTAAGTGTAAGAgtttttttaattatgaatcctCATTGTCTGCAGTAAATCACTATGCCAAATAAAGAATCTTCTGGGATTCCATCTTTAATATTTCCACAGAAATTTACAGTGGTTTTAATCCTGCAGTACCATTTATTAATGTATTCTCCATCCTCTGTTGTTAAGATACTACTATGCCCATGCAAATAGAATGCTTttgatgccatattatttttcattttccccAGTAGACTAACAAAGATTTCATTAGATCCAAAGCCTGGACCGAAGATTTTGTTCAAATGGCATTTTTGTTATTTACATAAGATCActttacaacaaacaaacaaaaaattcaatCAAGTATCAAAACCTGAACCAGTAGTCTTAAATTAAGGCTGCCTCTCTGAGTGGTCATCATGTCACTCACACGGATGAACTAGGTTCAATTCCCACTAGGCTTAAGGACTTTTCCTTGGAAGGGGAAGTGCTCTTGGAATCATGAGGACAACTGGGGAGTTACTCAAAAGTGAAGTAGTGGCTCCAATTTAACAAAAAGTCAACAACTGGTATAGGAACATACTAAACACAGACCCCTTGACCATACTGATGTCCAGATGACACTAGAGGTGGAGTATGACACAGCAGTTGAGTAGTTGGTCGTAACTGTGTTTCACATTCTTAAGGATTCGCCAAGACACGTTCTACAAAATACGATGTacgaataaatataaatgaattgAAATATTAAGATTCATAATAATATACAAGTCTCGTAATATTTTCCATAAAATATGTGACtcatatgaatttatttgtagaaaaattaaaatatatagctGGAGTATAAATAactatattttaatttcattaatttaatttttcctCTGTCAATACTGTTTAGTTGGGCTGAAAGTATGGTAGGCACTACCAGCACCAGCAGTACAGTAGTATCAACAGTTCCCTCTACAACTCCTATTGCACCAGCTCCAGCACCACCAACCAACCCAAAAGacattccgtgtacgtgtggtgtTTTCCTCAGTGGGCAATTTGTGAAAGGCAGTGATGCTCAACCACGAGGAAATGCAGCTCTGcttcatgaactaatggtgcccttTCCATGCACACCTGTTGGCCTCAAACAGTGTATCAATCGCTGTCTTGATACCGTAAGTCATTCACGATTATATTATATATCTTTCAACACATTTGAAATTCAGAAAATATATATCAGATTTACTCTTTTTTTCCTTAAGAATAGGTTTCATGTGGTGATGTCATTTGAATGAAATTAACTTTATTCAACAGTACATCACAAAACTTCTGATGCACTGAGAGTGTTccagaaaagaaatgaaatttcaatTGAACTGTAGTACTGATAGTTCCACAGTATGTCATCACTGTACAAATTCTATATTGTTCTCTAATGGTACATGCAATGCTTTTACATTCAGTAAAGCCAGTACCGAGAGGAAAGTTAGGataaaaaaactaaatatttaCTGAAAAGATAGCAAAATAAACACTCACTCAGTTATAAGGATTTTCAGAATGGTATTGCACTTTTTATCTTatcttagttttatttatgtctggGAAAGATATAAATACGGCAGCAAACTGGGATTCATCCATCTCAGCATTTTTTACATACAGACACAAGGCTTTATCTTGCTGTCATCCACGACAGgaagcaatatatttcattaaaataaGTCATTTTCTCTCAGGAATAATACTTCCACAGCTGGGTGAGAGAGCTGTGGATGAAATTTGGCATGATCAAGGAGAAACTAGCGGCAAACTGAAACTGGAGTTTGTCTCATGATTTCTGCTCACTTGGCTCACAGTGAAACGTAATGGTATTACATAAAGTCTATGCAGCAATCACTTTTAACTTATCAAAGATTTTTAGTGAGGCAGTGCATCCAATGAATAATATGCAGATGTACAAACTAACAGTTAATCAACTatgtttataaattattttgtCCAATTATGAGCGAGAAGATAAAGATGTCAAAATCGCAACACATTCACTACTTAGAGGCCTTTTCAATGATAAATGGCAAGTAGCATGAAATGATTGTAGCCATAAATGTTTACTTCCAGAAAATGAGTTTAAAGACACTGATACAGCAGTTCACTCAACAATTCTGCATGAGCATGGTTGATTAGTTTGGAGAGAAAGGGACCAAATAAATTATCATGTTTTTGATTATTTTCTCTCTGTCCTTTTGTGTGAAGTTAACATTCCATTGGATTGTTAAGAAATAGTTAAGTTTGGGAAAAACAGATACTATACTACTCCCCTTAAGATTGACTCATTTCCCACACACTGTTTTAGCACACAGCTTCACGTCTCCAAATCAACAGAATTATCTGATTTTGGGCAAATAGTACTAACTATTCAAAACTCTGCTGTTGTTTGAAGCCAGATTGCAACCCACTTTCTCCACTATGACTGAAAatgacacaaaacaattaatggatGCAGAACACACAGTTTTCCTTGAAACTACTCTCCTCTATTTGTTACCAATTAGACATAAGAGGTCTGTTCactaaaaaaaaatagttctgGACTATCCCTCTGGAATCTGGATagaggttcacatggctctgagcactatgggacttaacatctgaggtcatcagtccaagatAGAGGTCATTTCAGATTAAACACACAATGAGAAGGCACAAAAAATGACCAAGTcatttttaaaagaacaatcaCAGCATGTGAAACAACATAATCAATGAAAACCCAGAAACCAAATCAGGCAGACAGTAACAAGCTTGAGATGCATCCATAAAATTAACTGTACGGCAATAATGTAACCACAATGATCACTGACTACTTACTTTTATGCTGTTTTGTTACATCTTCTTTTTTATCTCATTGTGATGTAGTTTTCCTTGCCAGCCTCAATAAGAAAGTGgtaaacacagaaaaaataaacaaaaagattaGGATGAGAGAACAAACTGAGACAAAGGAAGATAATACAAATGACATTGTACCAAAAGAGACTGGGTACAAAGGATGAAAGAGGGTTGAACAGAAAAGAACTGTCATTCAAATTACACAAAGATTGAAATGAAGCAAGTCATAAGAAACTAAAAGTATAATAGAGCACACATCCAAATGATCAAAACTTTGTAATGCCAGTATGGGAACATAATACTGGGTAACCATAATAACCTATTACTGGTTTCCATTACTTTCTACAGACAAATGCCCAGCAATATAGTGAGGAGAATGGTAACTGCACATTAGTGCATACTGAACTTTTTTTACCCTTACGAGAGGAATGAACAAAATACCTAAAACTATGTTTTCAGTGTAGATGGTTAAAAACTCTGAACCGTGTGGTGTAGAAATAAACTGAACAACAAGATCTCAAAGTGACGTGAAAATTTTTGTGAATGATGTTAAGTTACTGTCACTTAAGTCAAAGGCTTGCCACTGGGTTGTCTTAAATAACCCTCAGCATTGGCAAACGAGCTGGTTAAATTATTTTGGATGCAGAAATATTGTTAAAGCATGAATTCTATAAATGACAAGCATCGAATGGCACAGcgcttttttttttgtggagtgtAACACAGAATGCGTGAAGCCAGATTGAAATATCGACGACAATGCTTCCAAGTCAAAGTGTTGCATGCCTCAGTAAAATATCTTAGAAGGACAAAAGCACAAAATCACCTTCACActtatattttgtttcatttacattacaatatgttacagtacctctttaatgttcttcacatAAATTTAGTATAAATTGTTAAAATAGAGCAACAGTTTGTTAATCAAACATTTTATAAACACTAAAGTATTTTAGTTTTTACCAGTTAAATGTTAAAGATTGGATGGTATTTCAATAACTAAAAGAAAATGTCAATTGATATAAAGACTGGTATCAACGACAAGTGTTAATAGTCCCCTTTAATGTGaaaattatttctctttctttaGATTGTGAAACATCTACCTAATAGCCCAGCTATTTTGTGTGGCTCTATTGATCGTGACTGCTACAAGGAGAGGGTAAGTGATATATTAATTAAGAgatgaaatattaattatttaattatactcTCACAGTAAGTGATACTAATAAAACAAAGATGGAACATTTTCTGTAGATGATAATCCCTTACTTTAGAACTACAGTTAATCAAAAGGAAAGTTAACATTTGTGAATCAAGTTATATTTTCCGCTGACAAGTATACCAATATCTGATAGTTACTTAGTACTTTATCCAAAAAATATATCATGTAACGAATATGCATAATATGCTTTAGCTCTTTTTGTCTTTTTACAGGCATATTTATTTGTGAAGAACTGCAGTGATAAATGGGTCAACACAAATCTATCTGCTGGAAGGGAATACTGTTGTAAAGATGGTGTCCCTTATAAGTGTCCTATCATGTCATaatctacattttgtaactaccatcctttatttaaacatttaaattatcAATATTGTACTAATTACTATTCCTACACAGAAATAAAACAGTTGTCTCAATCACTTTACACTTTCATTGTGTAAAATGCGAGACAGTAGAAAAAAAGAACATTTTCATGTGGCTTGGGAACCAGTGTAATTCAAAATAATCTTCTGTTAAGGCAAAAATAACAGTAACTGGATGCAAAAACAGTAAAAGGATATTTCCACTGATACTTACATTTGATATCAACAGAAGGAAACTGACTGAGAATATGGTGGAAGAAAAATGCTATTATTCTTGCATGCCACTGACTGGCATACTTAAAAAATCCCTCCCCTCAAATTTTCCTGGACATAAATACTGACTACTACGAAGCAGTTCAGTCAGCTTTACGTTTTCAGTAAAATCTTCTTTAGAGTGTTGTTCTGTTTAGAAATTTACTGTCAAACATTTATAAGCTTGAGTTTTTATCAAACCGATTCTGAAACAAATAACAGTCAAACTCAAATTCCTACCAAGTTTCATTCATACTGAGGTAATTTGTGCCCGAGGTTTATGTGGTTGCTTTAAGTACAGGAAACAAATACTAATGACGCAATAATTAACATGCATAACTGGATGGTCATCTCAGGAATATTGCTCAATGGTTTCCTGGTGCAGGTAAGCTTTCTCGCAAGTGACACAGATGGTGTAGTTGAAGAAAAAGTATGGAAGGAAGATTATCAACAATACACTCATTAACAATGGCAAACAATCTTACATGAACAAGAAGGAAATCTGCAATATTGCTTGGTGTTCAAATCCAGAATGTGAGTTCACAGCCTAAATAACTGGGTAACTATGCCTGAACGTCACCAAGTCAGGAACTATACTCCGTTCATTataagaataaaactgatgtaaacaaacaaacgcgatgattgatcagaagccgtagcacacatgTACTGGTGTTGttgcgctcttggaagtaggtcctacttatgtattagatatattatcactaagttacgttaaatgaaactttaagatattcaaatgtattagaaGCCATCAACTTAAAAAAAACCAACActgtagtttttattttaaaaatggtgtACAGTCcagcctctgcactgttgtgctttgATTGTCGccctgttaatacgcagtatgaaagtggctgaggctgcttcccaTTCCCATttagaaaacatttaaaaagtgctgagaaataagttgttcttaatgtttgtcacaGATTTACAGACACAATCGGTTTTGAAGTTTTACAAGGGATTGTATTAGTACAGATGAAACACCAGTGtatagtagtgtacagtggaggcgGTTGAGTAATAGCTTTGTGACTCATCAACCTAAATGTCTTGCTGGTTAGTCTCACCCGAGTcagtttttttactttttcaatttGAATTACCTACATCTTGTAACCGTAAAATTCATCGtcattttatataaataatgcacatcatattgtttttaattaaatattgcacgtgaaattcttgttttcatttcaaaaataaattctcaattctagatattttatgaaagactgttaataaaggttgcttaaactaACGGAAAATAACAATTAtggaggcaaaaatgaaaaactaaatattcTTCATTTGGACTGTGTCCATTGTTTTACGCCACAGAAGTCGATATGTGTTGCAGaagcatgaaaaacaatcattttcacagcattgagCACACCACACAAATGttgtatttttacatttgccactgtgccattacaatacgaacccaacagaattgatctggagccaagttaagggatttggcccaagaaataacaagactgttaagctcccGGACGTACTGGAACCACCACATGCAGCTTTTTCATATGCCACTACCGAATGTAGGCATCAATATATAGAATGGCACGTCATAAGTAAAGAGAAAATGCCGCACCCGAGTggcttctgttgttgatcgactctaTCAACGTTggatgacagttccagtactgaaatgtatttctcggattcggataaggatgaaggtaagagattaccagatgactgactgtaattaatatcttCTGTGGCTACAGTATTCAATAGTATGGTGAAATCACTGCAGTATTGTTTTGCAACACACATAGCTTGtttataattagaatactatgaAAGGTGAGAACAAggacattttatgctttccgtctggtcacctaagaagcacgCGGTAGTGCTTTAAGTCtttccgaatattatttcattctctttaaaaactaagtgacattcgaagctatattgtttctttgcctgTCTCTTTATGTCTGAACagcactgctcacatcattgcaggctaATTGGAGAGACGATGAGCATGTGCTGTCCAAGTTTAAAGTgccagtaaagctgttgtcccgcaaaTTATCACTCAGTCTATGTGTGTGTAACATAGCATAAAACGTATCTTTATGATTGTACTTGACTGTACTCCTCACAACTTGGCTTCTGCTTcaagtgaaacgaaatccaatgatatTCAGGCAAACtctgaagaatacatggcgtaatatttacgtcaggtttattcttatgatgaagaaagtatagCTGGTGATGACAACTgtcagaaaatcatgactgttataaacaaACTTAGATTTCTTGGCTTGGAAGTCAGGGACTTCAAGACTTGAAAAACATGTGTTTTCTGGTACGTCCATATGAAGTGCAGCACATTTTTCTAAGATGACAAATTATTAACTCTGCATACATTTAAACTCTTACATCAGGCACTGGGTCACTCAGAGTGAAGCACATTTTCCATGTGCAGCAGTTTTACAGTGAACGGGATGTATATATCAATCTTTCTATACCATAAACTTACGAATGACAATGGCATTACTGTAGAGTAAGAGCAGTAACATTTACAGAAAAGAAATGATACATCATAActttttcttattctgttctctCTGGAATTGAAATGAAACATCAGCAGCATTTTAAAACACACTTAAAACTCcccccaattttttatttattttacataactAAGTGCTGCTATTCCCACTAATGAAATTCCaccttaaaaaattaaaatcctCTGTAGTCGACCGAAAATACAAGAAACACACAGTAATTTGCATGAGTGTTGCTATCAGTATGTTACAGGCATTTTGGTGCTATTGTACTCATTTACTGCAAAATCCAATCTAACTGTGCAAAATATTGCAgttcattttattttctatttttgccCCTGCTTTTCCTAAGTGCTTTTTGTGACTCATCTTTTCATATGATAGGAAGTTCTTTGGCATTTGTCACTGACTTTCCCTTGCTGTTTCTTTGAGTAATAACAAAGTAACTTCTTGTACTAAAGGCTTAGGCACACTGTATACTCAAGAGACTTGTGGAACGATCTGTGCCGATGCATCATATGTTGGGAGAGCTTGGGAGGGATTAGAGCAGTGCACACATCATGAACTACGCTTACCTAAAAGGCCGACATGTGAGGGCAGGCAATTGACATTATTCCACATACTTACTTGCTTAGTAACCATAAATCATCATAACAAAGCTACTGATAGGTGAGTGCAGCCATGGGTACCAGATAGTATTATTATGAAATGGTAAAAGCAGCATTTATTAcaatcttatgattcttgttactAAGCAGTTTTCTGATCATGATGAACTGGTTTCGTGGACTCAGTGTGTGTTTTGTAGGCACATAAATTTTAAAACGAAAGTGATCACACAAGTATCAGTAGGCAAACAGATTAACTAAGAGACAAAATACTACAACCTCCTCTCTCCTCTTCAAACAGAAGAAATCCCTGGGTTATCTGGAATTCCTTTGACTGGCatagtacaaaaataaataattacacaaaGAATTATTAGCCTTTTCCAATTGATTTCCCTTTATGTTGAGTGCAGGATGAAGTTTCTACTTCATACTCGGAAAAGCCTACTTTTGTCTGCACAATTGTATATAGTTACACTCACGGCGAAACAAATGTAAGATAATTAGTTTGTGATTTCTGTTTGATCTACTGAACTGCTGCTATCAagtcactttttttcatttttccccaCTGCCATTTCCTATAAAGAGCATTCCTCAAAAACATCCTTAGTGCTCTTTACCTGTAGAAAATATACATGGTACCTCCACTGCCATGGTCTTTAAAGGAAGATGTTCACCAATGTATCCATTGATTGTTCTTTATTTGTTAGCTCTCTTAATTCCTATCTATTATTCCTGACATGAATCAGGAAGAACACAAGTAATGCAGTGCCAGGGAACACACATATAGGCAGGCTACAAAAACAGAACTGATCAGAACAGCTTGTGAACGACTAAGGATACTGGAAAAATATACATGAGAATGAATCATCTGCTTAAATGATCTCTGCGAAAAGTGTCATTACAAAAACATGTACCACTAAATCAAAATTATGAACACATTGGAACACTTTACTTAATTTGTAAAATGGGCAGTACAAAAGTTAAACAATGTAGCAAAGGCTTCTTGGTTACGGTCTTTTCCTTTTATTGTTACAAATATTTAATCATATAGGAAGGATACAtacaaaatattttcagtgttGTAAGTGGAATCTATGTATACTGTGGTGGAGTAGGAAACGCTCAACAAACACAAGTAAAACACTGGAGTACCAAGTCTGTAGCCTGGTATATGGTATCAATGATCCTCACTGCCTATCGTAATATTTAAGAGATACAGCAATATGCCAATGAGTCAGGAAATTTCGACATTCACTATTAACATGAAAATATCTATTTCAATTACTGAAGTTGTGAA
This genomic stretch from Schistocerca cancellata isolate TAMUIC-IGC-003103 chromosome 2, iqSchCanc2.1, whole genome shotgun sequence harbors:
- the LOC126157512 gene encoding follicle cell protein 3C-1, whose protein sequence is MVGTTSTSSTVVSTVPSTTPIAPAPAPPTNPKDIPCTCGVFLSGQFVKGSDAQPRGNAALLHELMVPFPCTPVGLKQCINRCLDTIVKHLPNSPAILCGSIDRDCYKERAYLFVKNCSDKWVNTNLSAGREYCCKDGVPYKCPIMS